The following are encoded together in the Pygocentrus nattereri isolate fPygNat1 chromosome 3, fPygNat1.pri, whole genome shotgun sequence genome:
- the ptk2ab gene encoding focal adhesion kinase 1 isoform X17, with protein sequence MESSGCSPFPLCWARGACVYSYPPPLPKYDRHLAPTKGMAAAYLDPNLNHALSQGVKPRFSGGMERAAGAMERVLKVFHYFESSSEPCTWASNIRHGDSTDIKGVIQKIVDIHKVRCVTCFGLRLSHLRTGEVHWLHPDMGVSRVRERYEHGHPQDEWR encoded by the exons ATGGAGAGCAGTGGCTGCAGCCCATTCCCCCTGTGCTGGGCCCGGGGGGCCTGTGTGTACTCCTACCCACCGCCTTTGCCAA AATATGACAGACACCTAGCACCCACCAAAGGCATGGCAGCAGCTTACCTGGACCCTAACCTAAATCATGCCCTGAGCCAAGGGGTGAAACCCCGCTTCAGTGGTGGGATGGAGCGGGCAGCAGGGGCTATGGAACGCGTGTTAAAAGTCTTCCACTACTTTGAGAGCAGCAGTGAACCCTGCACATGGGCCAGCAACATCAGGCATGGGGACTCTACTGACATTAAG GGTGTCATTCAGAAGATCGTGGACATTCACAAGGTGAGATGCGTCACATGCTTCGGTCTGCGGCTCAGCCACCTGAGGACAGGTGAGGTGCACTGGCTCCACCCTGACATGGGCGTGTCTCGTGTGAGGGAGCGCTATGAGCATGGTCACCCACAGGACGAGTGGAGGTGA